Within the bacterium genome, the region GAATCCTCGGGCCGAAGTCTTGTGACCGTGGCGGGCCTCTGTATCCACGGTCGAGATCACCCGATCCTTGGCCACCCGGCGGGCGATACGATACGTGCCGTCCTCGGTCTCCTCGAGATCTTGGCCGATCACGGTAGCCAGCAGCTCAGCAGCCTCTTTGACCTCGGCGCTCAGCACGCGGCTCTCAAGAACCAGCAGGCAGGCGTAAGCGTCTCGGGCCCGTGAGTCGATGAGTTCTTCGCGCGCCCCGGTATCGTCCCAATCGATCTGAGGCTTGGCGCTCGTGGCGTAGTCATCGCCGCTGGCAAGGGCTCCTC harbors:
- a CDS encoding IS1182 family transposase encodes the protein GALASGDDYATSAKPQIDWDDTGAREELIDSRARDAYACLLVLESRVLSAEVKEAAELLATVIGQDLEETEDGTYRIARRVAKDRVISTVDTEARHGHKTSARGFDGYSGHVSLDPDSEFITDTAATAANAGDASVAAELIEDLVDNEVASSGAADASAGSEPEPSCADEQESERPKV